The following are encoded in a window of Longimicrobium sp. genomic DNA:
- the glsA gene encoding glutaminase A has translation MNAWKLRIRRSAWAAGLAVLAVSGSAAAQPTPASQRMPRPAAPAALSPPDIQAAVDAAFQRYRGLQEGKNADYIPVLAQVDPKLFGIALVTADGRVYTAGDAQTEVSIQSISKVFTMAEVIRELGPDTIEKSIGVDATGMRFNSIVSIELAQKTGKSELNPLVNPGAIAATSMVRGSTADEVWARILGIHNEFAGRPLRVLNDVYRSESDTNQRNQAIGALMLAYGYIKSNWQQAVDLYTRQCSIGVNARDLATMAATLAFGGHNPVTQKQVMDPAQVPNVLAVMATAGLYDDSGKWLYTTGLPAKSGVGGGIIAVSPGKFGIAVVSPPLDEAGNSVRAQRAIADISNALGGNPFAAGTPAR, from the coding sequence GCGGCGGGGCTGGCCGTGCTGGCGGTGAGTGGATCGGCCGCGGCCCAGCCCACCCCCGCCTCGCAGCGCATGCCGCGGCCGGCCGCGCCCGCGGCGCTGTCGCCCCCCGACATCCAGGCGGCGGTCGACGCGGCGTTCCAGCGCTACCGCGGGCTGCAGGAGGGAAAGAACGCCGACTACATCCCCGTGCTGGCACAGGTGGACCCGAAGCTGTTCGGGATCGCGCTGGTGACCGCCGACGGGCGCGTGTACACCGCCGGCGACGCGCAGACCGAGGTGTCGATCCAGTCGATCTCCAAGGTCTTCACCATGGCCGAGGTGATCCGCGAGCTGGGCCCCGACACGATCGAGAAATCGATCGGCGTCGACGCCACGGGGATGCGCTTCAACTCCATCGTGAGCATCGAGCTGGCGCAGAAGACGGGGAAGTCGGAGCTGAACCCGCTGGTGAACCCGGGCGCCATCGCCGCCACCAGCATGGTGCGCGGGAGCACGGCCGACGAGGTGTGGGCGCGCATCCTGGGGATCCACAACGAGTTCGCGGGGCGGCCGCTGCGCGTGCTGAACGACGTGTACCGCTCCGAGTCCGACACCAACCAGCGCAACCAGGCCATCGGCGCGCTGATGCTGGCCTACGGCTACATCAAGAGCAACTGGCAGCAGGCGGTGGACCTGTACACCCGGCAGTGCTCGATCGGGGTGAACGCGCGCGACCTGGCCACCATGGCGGCCACGCTGGCCTTCGGCGGGCACAACCCGGTGACGCAGAAGCAGGTGATGGACCCGGCGCAGGTGCCCAACGTGCTGGCGGTGATGGCCACGGCGGGGCTGTACGACGACTCGGGGAAGTGGCTGTACACCACCGGGCTGCCGGCCAAGAGCGGCGTCGGCGGCGGGATCATCGCCGTCTCGCCGGGGAAGTTCGGGATCGCGGTGGTCAGCCCGCCTCTGGACGAGGCGGGAAACAGCGTGCGGGCGCAGCGCGCCATCGCCGACATCTCCAACGCGCTGGGCGGCAACCCGTTCGCCGCGGGCACGCCGGCGCGCTGA